The following are encoded together in the Cherax quadricarinatus isolate ZL_2023a chromosome 37, ASM3850222v1, whole genome shotgun sequence genome:
- the LOC128703453 gene encoding uncharacterized protein yields the protein MAEIRKRWWVWLVEVIFLLVVATDLTCLMYGKYDLGQPLDDKQKDLSIVKVKNQFYKYLEDTNKFITVDNVIFGNELTTDETKEVKMSLKICTITLASVVTIWILSFVAPMLGFIFMQIWVLYAGFWADDYVEKAVVVLQYIQVRLPMYAFQSLEPDDMIWSEGLLFWWWEIKVTFIYAASTFSIYSYLRRSLHSCTPQDVEPGFTDVRTSPHDVEFGPTLNEVRTPLNTRAQRFLFILHRLFVAHLSMRGSTSMTTNYLAPQLPGQVAPQPSCGLLWQVLQSYASHARSQPPPARQALQV from the exons ATGGCCGAGATAAGAAAGCGATGGTGGGTTTGGCTGGTGGAAGTCATCTTCCTTCTAGTTGTGGCTACTGATTTAACCTGCCTTATGTATGGAAAGTATGACCTTGGTCAACCTCTAGACGATAAACAAAAAGATTTATCAATCGTTAAAGTCAAAAACCAGTTTTACAAGTATCTAGAGGATACCAACAAATTTATCACTGTTGACAACGTAATTTTTGGTAATGAGCTGACAACCGATGAGACAAAAGAAGTCAAAATGTCTTTAAAGATATGTACCATCACACTCGCTTCTGTGGTCACAATATGGATTCTCAGCTTTGTTGCCCCAATGCTCGGTTTTATCTTCATGCAAATTTGGGTGCTGTATGCCGGCTTCTGGGCAGATGATTACGTGGAAAAAgctgttgtggtgttgcagtacatTCAAGTTCGCCTCCCAATGTATGCATTTCAATCCCTGGAGCCTGATGATATGATATGGTCTGAAGGATTACTTTTTTGGTGGTGGGAGATCAAGGTAACTTTCATCTACGCTGCTTCTACGTTTTCCATATATAGCTATTTACGTAGAAGTCTTCACTCCTGCACTCCACAAGACGTAGAACCTGGCTTCACAGATGTAAGGACCTCTCCACATGATGTGGAGTTTGGCCCTACACTGAATGAGGTCAGGACTCCCCTCAACACCAGAGCACAAAGGTTCCTGTTCATCTTACATCGGCTATTCGTTGCCCATCTATCAATGCGAGGATCTACAAGTATGACTACCAATTATCTGGCACCACAGTTACCAGGCCAG GTGGCACCACAACCCTCATGTGGTCTTCTATGGCAGGTTCTTCAATCCTATGCCTCCCATGCACGGTCTCAACCACCACCTGCCAGACAAGCTCTCCAGGTGTGA